The genomic segment CGGCGTGAGCGGCTGGACGGAGCGATTCGCTCCGTCGCCGAGCGCGTCGCCGTCGCCGAGATTCCCGTCGCCCGCATCGACGATCCCGAGACGGACATGAACACGCTGACCGTCGCCGCCCACGCCGAGGCGCTGGCGGGCGTCGCCACCGACGGACTGCCGGGGACGGTGGACGCCGGCGACACCGACGCCGGACGCTTCGGCCGGCGGGTCGCCGACCGCGTCGACGCCACCGTCGACCTCGACGCCGAGCACGGCGCCGACGAGACCGACCCGCTCGTGGGCGCGGCCTCCATCGTCGCGAAGGTGGCCCGCGACAGCCACGTCGAGACGCTCGCCGAGACCCACGGCGCGGTCGGCTCGGGCTACCCGAGCGACCCGACGACACGCGCGTTTCTGGCCGGCTACGTCGAGCGCCACGGCGAGCTTCCCGACTGTGCCCGGACCTCGTGGTCGACCTGCGACGACGTGCTCGCCGCCGCCCAGCAGTCGACGCTGGGGGAGTTTTGAAACGCCTGTAGCCGCCCGACCGGCCGCCCGGGCGGGACTGAAAGGGGCTTTCTGTCGGTTCACAGGCGGAGAGTGATCGATCGGAAAAGTGTTCGCGTCGTTTGCTACTCGTCCAGCACGAGGTTCCGCAGGATGTCACCGTAGGCCGGTCGCGTGATTAGCACGCCGATGAGGACACCGACGATGGTGATGATGGCGAACCCGGAGAGGTCGCCAAGCGGGAACGCGACCATCGGCAGCATGGCGACGATGGTCGTCGCCGCCGCCGCGCCGATGACCCAGAACGCCTTGCGGAACCGGCTCTGGAACACGCGGCCCGTGTCGACTTTCCCCTGCTGGAGAATCTCGTCACCGATGATGATGAGGTCGTCCACACCGGTCCCGATGACGGCGATGAACCCGGCCAGATGGGAGAGATTGAGCGGGTACTGGGCCAGGGCGACGAAGCCAAGCAGGATGTACACCTCCGAGAGCGCCGTCACTATCATCGGCAGCGCGACCTCGCGCCGTCGGTAGCGGCCGTAGACGACCAGACTGACCGCCAGCACCGCGAGCAGCCCCGTGATGAGCGAGTTCGTCTTGAACTGGTCGGCCAGCGCCGGCGACAGCGAGTTCCGGTTGCCGGCCTCGAAGTCCAGGTCGGACTTGAGACGCCCCGCGTCGAGGCTGAGTTCCAGTTCGCGGGCCTCGTCCATGGAGGTGGTCTCCATCTGGAACTGCGGGTCCGTCGCGAAGCTCCCGTCGGCGAAGGACTGCCCCAGCGACGGGCGCACGCCGCCGATAAACACCGGCTGGCCGTTCAGCGTCGTGACCAGACAGGTCGAGTTGATGCTCTCGACCGAGTCGTGGTTCTCCGGGCGGGCCCCACAGGACACCCCGTTGCCGAATCCGGCCTCGGCCATGTCGTTCTGGAAGCGCTCGGCGGCGCTCTGTTCGATGGTCACCGGGACCACGGGACCGCTGTTCTGTGGGTTCTGTGCGTTACCGATGCGGGCGAACTCCTCCTGGCTGAGGACCTGCTGGTGGGTCCAGTTACCCGTCGTGTCGTTCTGGTAGACGGCGTAGACGCGGACCACGCCGCGCTCTTCGAGGATGTCGATGAGCTCCTCGGCGTCGCGTCCCGGCGCGGTGATGCTGATGAAGTTCCGTCCGCCGGGGGAGTTGACCTCCTGAACCCGGCCGCCGCTGAGGGCCGACGTGGTTATCTTCTCCTCGATGTCCGAAACCATCTCCGTGCGGGTCGCGTCGGTGACGCCCTGGCGGACGGTGGACGGATTGTACCCCTCCGCTTCGAGCGCGGTCCGGAACTCCGCGCGCGTGACGTTCTCGTTGAACAGCTCGACGGTGCCGTTCTGGCCCTGCTGGGTCGCCGGTCGGATCTCGACGTCTATCGGGTCGACGCCGAGCCGGTTGGCGATAGCCGACTGGGCCCGAGCCTGCTCATCCGGGGCGACGTCGACGCCCTCGGCGGTCATCCCGACGACGGGCGCCTGAATGCGGGCGCCGCCGGAGAGTTCGATACCGTACTGGAGGTTCGTCAGCTGGTCGCCGCCGGCGCCCTCGCTGTCCGTCGACCCCGGCGGCGCCCCGGGGACGAACAGCGCGACGGTGCTGACGAGCAACAGGACGACCAGCACGCCGATGCGCCAGTTCTCTCTGAGCGCGCTCATCGGTTGATCCCCTCGTACTTGTACCAGCGAAGCAGCGTGACGTTGAGCATGTAGGTGTTCATCAGGTCAGCCGTCAGGCCGAGCACCAGCACGATACCGATGGAAGCCATCAGCTCGATACCGAACAGCGTCGCCGAGATGGCCATCACGGTCATCGCGGCGATGGAGGTGAGCGTCATCGTCACACCGGTGCGCATCGCCCGGTAGGTGGACTCGTAGAACCCGCCCGACCGCCGGAGGACGTGGTTGTTCAACAGGATGTCCGAGTCCACCGAATACCCGATGAGCATCAGCAGGGCCGCGACGGTCCCCAGGGAGAGCTTGATGCCGACGAGGTTCATGATGGCGACGGGGATGACGATGTCCGAGAAGGCCGAGATGACGATGGCGATACTCGGGACGAAGGTCCGGAACAGGGCGAAAGCGAGGAGGCTCATCCCGAGGAAGGCGACGCCGACGCCGATGACGGCGAGGCGCTGGTTGTCCGCGCCGAAGACGGGCGAGGTCGTCCCGCTCTGGAGCACGGTCATCCCGTCGGTCTGCTCGGCCGTCGCGGTTATCTCCGATATCTCCGCGGAGTCGTCGAACGTGATGATGTACTGGTCCTGCCCGGAGACCTGCTGGACCGAGACGACCGAGTCCCCGAAGACGTCGGTGGCTTGCTGTTCCGAAATCGGTGACGACGACTGAACCGTGAGCTCTGATCCACCTGTGAAGTCCACACCCAGCGCGACCGGCGAGCCGGTCATCACGGCGGTGACCGCGAGCACCCCCAAGGCGACCGCCAGCACCGCGAGCGGGACCGCGGCGAGCTGGCGATTGGAGTACTGCGTGTAGTCGACTTCCGGGACCTCGAACGCGACCATGGGCGTGGGTGTGGCACGCCTCCGAATAAGCCTTCCGTGTTGCCCTAATTGGGCTTAGATTGGATATGAGACGATATTCTGATTTCAGCAAGGTCAGCAAGGCCTGTACTTCCGCTGTCTATTCTGCACCGAGAGTGTATTTTTCGTAAAGAGTTGGCGAAAACCGACTATGTATAAATACCGACCCAGAATAACACAGTCGAACTTATTTTCATGCGGTTTTTGTTGTTCACTAACTTCCAAACCGACTTGGGAAATCAAGAATCTATTCGAGTGCGGGATAGAAAGTGTGAGGAGAGATAGTCGATTCAGCCTATGATGACGTTGAATCTTGTTTGAAAAAATTGCTTGTATGTGACATGACGGCCGACCCACGTCAGCTATAAACTTTAGTTACATAAGTTGTGTAAAATGTGGTGTGGCAACGCGAAAGAATATCTCCATCCGTGACGACCAAATGAGTGGGCTCAGGACAATCACCTGAAGATGTCCTCGTTCGTCCAAGAGACTTGGACGAACTTATCGAGAAACGAGAGTCATAGATGCGCTACAACTACAAGTATCGGCTTGACCCGCCGGAGGCCCTCACCGAGACGCTTCTGTACCACGTCGATACTTGTAGACAACTCTACAACCACGTCCTATACAAGCTCAACGAGGAAGACGATATTCCAAAACGTTACAAGATACAGGGGACACTTCCTGACCTCAAATCGTGGTGGGACGACCTCGGAGACGTGTACTCGAAAGTGTTGCAGATGGTCGTTAAGCGTGTCTACGACAACCTCGCCACGCTCAAAGCGCAGAAAGAGAACGGGCGCGCTGTTGGAACGCTCAAGTGGAAACCTCCTCGGGAGTATCGGTCGCTCACCTACAATCAGTCCGGCTTCAAACTCAAGAATACGAGTGGTCGGCCTGTCCTGTGGTTGAGCAAAATCGGTGATATTCCGATTCAGCTTCACCGCGACATCCCAGAGAACGCGACCATCAAACAAGTCACAGTCAAGCAAGAACCCACGGGCGAGTGGTTCGCCACGTTCGGTATCGACGTGGAAGAAGACGCTCCTGAGAAACCAGAGAACCCAGAACGAGTCGTCGGGATTGACGTTGGTATCTTGACGTACGCACACGATACTGATGGAACCGCTGTCGAGTCACCAGACTTCGCCGACGAGCGCGAGCGGTTAGAACGCTCTCAGCGTAGCCTCTCGCGGAAGGAACACGGCTCGAACAATTGGGAGAAACAGCGCAAGACGGTCGCCCGACGACACGCCGACCTGAAACGGAAGCGCAGGGACTTCCTCCACAAGTTGTCGAACTACTACGCCGCTGAGTACGACCTTGTAGCGGTCGAGGACTTGGACGCGAAGGGGCTGGTCGAACTCCCCGGTAACTCTCGGAACCGTGCCGGGGCCTCGTGGGGAATGTTCCTCCGAATGCTCGAATACAAGTGCGAACGGGAAGGGACGCACTTAGTTTCCGTAGACCCCCGAGGAACCACCAAAGAGTGCGCTTCGTGCGGAACGGAAACGGACAAACCGCTATGGGTACGTGAACACTCGTGCCCGTCATGCGGGTTCAAGGCAGACAGAGATGCAAATGCGTCGTGGAACATTCTTTCTCGCGGTCTCGAAAAAGTAGGAGTGGGACACCCCGAATCAACGCCTGTGGAGACTGCGCTCCCTGCGGATACACCCGTATCTGCAAAGCGCGTCGTGGAGACAGGAAGCCCCTCCCTCAAGGAGCGAACCGCGTCAGCGGTGAGCGAGTAGGGTGGGGTAGTTCACGCCTTCTTAATCCGCGCGGACCGGACGGGGAACGAACCGGCCCATCAGTCCGGGAGATATCGGACGCTGACGACGCCACTCGCCGCCCGAATCTCGACGCGGTCCACGCCGAGTCGGCCCGCCCGGGCCACTGTCTCCTCGTCGGCCGCCACCTCCTCGGCGGTCGCGTCGGCCTCGTCGTCCGGGACCGTCAGGACGTGGAGCTCGCCGGTGCCGGCCCGCTCCTGTGTCGTCAGCTCGCCGACGGGCTGGTCGGCGGCGAGGGCTTTGGCCTGCTGGGTCGGTTCGAGGGCGACGACCTCGACGGGAATCTCGTGCTCGGCGGCCAGTTCGACGAGCTCGTAGGTCACCTCCATCGGCGGCTCCGCTTCCAGCGTCGCCTCGATGACCGTCCCCGCGTCGAGGCCGGGGTTCTCCGAGAGCGTCAGTACCTGCGAGTCGACCACGTCGCGGAGTGTGACCGACGACTCGTCGGTGTGGGTGACGAGGAAGGTCCCTGCTTTCTGGGTCATGCGACGGGGTAGGTCAGGGCCGTTTTTCCCCGTTTCGACCGAGCACCGGCGGGTGGACGCAGCGTTCGTTGTGACCCTACACAGCCGGACGTCCCGTCTCTGTCGGTTGAGCCGGGTTCGGCGAGCCACCGCCCGCTTATCGTAGAATTCGATGCACTACGTACATCAGGCCGACGGCGACGAGCGGCGGCGCGAGCCCGGCAATCTGGGGGAGTCCGTAGAGCGTGGCGACGATAGCGCTCTCGCTCGACTGTTGCAGCGCGGGCGGCACCGAAATCACCAGCCCGACGTACAGCGAGGCGACGAAGCCAAGCGCCGAGAGGGCCAGGCCGCGGTCGTAGGCCACCGAGGACGCGGTGCGGCGGTGGCGACGGGCGACCAGCAACACGGGCGCCAGCAGCGGCGCGACGACGAGCAGGCCGACGAAGAGGAAGAACGTCCGTGAGAAGGTGAACGTCCCGCCGCGGGCACCGCTGCTCCCGGCCAGTACGCCGATGAGGCCGAATGTGAAGATGAGTGCGATAGCCACTGTCAGGAGCAGGGCGACCACGACGTATCCCTTGAACAACAGCGAGTCGCTGGAGCGAATCGCATAGGGGAACGCGCCGGGGAGCCCGTTGTAGCTCCGCTCGGTCTCGGCCGGTGCGTCTGTCATCACCGACCGTTGGACGACGAGGCGGTTAAGCGCCCCGCTGTCGACCGAGCGCACTTCCCCCGCAAATATGTAAGAGGCCGTCGAGTGGTCGGGTATGCACGTAGATATCGGTGCGGCGCTCGGCGAGGTAGCGGAGCCCGGCGTCGACGAGGACGAACTCGACGCGCTCGACGAACGAGTCGCCACGGCACACGAGACCATCGCCGCGGGCCGGGAGAACGGCGACTTCGGCTACGCCGCGCTCAATCTGCCCGAGGAGACCGACCCGTCGGTCATCCGCGAGGCGGTCGAGCCGGTGACCGACGCAGAGTACGTCGTCACGGTCGGCATCGGCGGCTCCGCGCTCGGGGCCAAGACCGTGACAGCGGCGCTGGCTGACCGCCCCGACCGCCACGTCATCC from the Halomicroarcula saliterrae genome contains:
- a CDS encoding DUF5812 family protein, which codes for MTQKAGTFLVTHTDESSVTLRDVVDSQVLTLSENPGLDAGTVIEATLEAEPPMEVTYELVELAAEHEIPVEVVALEPTQQAKALAADQPVGELTTQERAGTGELHVLTVPDDEADATAEEVAADEETVARAGRLGVDRVEIRAASGVVSVRYLPD
- the rnhB gene encoding ribonuclease HII → MRFGVDEAGKGPVLGSMFAAAVRAAPEALPDGVGDSKGIAPDRRERLDGAIRSVAERVAVAEIPVARIDDPETDMNTLTVAAHAEALAGVATDGLPGTVDAGDTDAGRFGRRVADRVDATVDLDAEHGADETDPLVGAASIVAKVARDSHVETLAETHGAVGSGYPSDPTTRAFLAGYVERHGELPDCARTSWSTCDDVLAAAQQSTLGEF
- a CDS encoding RNA-guided endonuclease InsQ/TnpB family protein; this encodes MRYNYKYRLDPPEALTETLLYHVDTCRQLYNHVLYKLNEEDDIPKRYKIQGTLPDLKSWWDDLGDVYSKVLQMVVKRVYDNLATLKAQKENGRAVGTLKWKPPREYRSLTYNQSGFKLKNTSGRPVLWLSKIGDIPIQLHRDIPENATIKQVTVKQEPTGEWFATFGIDVEEDAPEKPENPERVVGIDVGILTYAHDTDGTAVESPDFADERERLERSQRSLSRKEHGSNNWEKQRKTVARRHADLKRKRRDFLHKLSNYYAAEYDLVAVEDLDAKGLVELPGNSRNRAGASWGMFLRMLEYKCEREGTHLVSVDPRGTTKECASCGTETDKPLWVREHSCPSCGFKADRDANASWNILSRGLEKVGVGHPESTPVETALPADTPVSAKRVVETGSPSLKERTASAVSE
- a CDS encoding preprotein translocase subunit SecD; the encoded protein is MSALRENWRIGVLVVLLLVSTVALFVPGAPPGSTDSEGAGGDQLTNLQYGIELSGGARIQAPVVGMTAEGVDVAPDEQARAQSAIANRLGVDPIDVEIRPATQQGQNGTVELFNENVTRAEFRTALEAEGYNPSTVRQGVTDATRTEMVSDIEEKITTSALSGGRVQEVNSPGGRNFISITAPGRDAEELIDILEERGVVRVYAVYQNDTTGNWTHQQVLSQEEFARIGNAQNPQNSGPVVPVTIEQSAAERFQNDMAEAGFGNGVSCGARPENHDSVESINSTCLVTTLNGQPVFIGGVRPSLGQSFADGSFATDPQFQMETTSMDEARELELSLDAGRLKSDLDFEAGNRNSLSPALADQFKTNSLITGLLAVLAVSLVVYGRYRRREVALPMIVTALSEVYILLGFVALAQYPLNLSHLAGFIAVIGTGVDDLIIIGDEILQQGKVDTGRVFQSRFRKAFWVIGAAAATTIVAMLPMVAFPLGDLSGFAIITIVGVLIGVLITRPAYGDILRNLVLDE
- the secF gene encoding protein translocase subunit SecF, producing the protein MVAFEVPEVDYTQYSNRQLAAVPLAVLAVALGVLAVTAVMTGSPVALGVDFTGGSELTVQSSSPISEQQATDVFGDSVVSVQQVSGQDQYIITFDDSAEISEITATAEQTDGMTVLQSGTTSPVFGADNQRLAVIGVGVAFLGMSLLAFALFRTFVPSIAIVISAFSDIVIPVAIMNLVGIKLSLGTVAALLMLIGYSVDSDILLNNHVLRRSGGFYESTYRAMRTGVTMTLTSIAAMTVMAISATLFGIELMASIGIVLVLGLTADLMNTYMLNVTLLRWYKYEGINR